TTTGGAGCCTTTTCAGTTGGTGCCGGAGAGGACGTCCGAGGATGTTTTGACGACTGCCCGGTTTGAACGGTCGCCTTGTCACGGGCGCTCGCCGGGTCGTGAGTAAgtttggatcgcctttccctgcggggaggagagtcgacctcgtcttcatcactcgggtcgtcgctctcctcgtctccctctccgtcgaaatgccactcgccgctttcacctccgcttgcctccccctccgggtcctgctcctgctctccgttgggcatcgaatacatttcagtaagggcctagaagaaaacaagcaagacaaagtcagtcggtgaagcataaacagttgcatgttaaatcaagatgacactcggtaattcagaatcggaccttgtctggttcataGGATTGGTCAAGTGGAGGGATTCTTCTAGCTCCTCTGGGGTTAtccttgttgccagtgatactTCTCAACCACTTATCCACTGTATCCTCATCGACTTCCTCTGGGTGCACCCGAGTGGAATCTTCAAtgcccgagtacatccacatcggatggtcgcgggcttgaagtggctgaatgcatcgtctgaggaagacttacagcagatccattccagttacaccctcacggatgagatggaccactcgctcaaccagcactttcacctccgctttctcccctggagtcactttcaaggcggagggcttccctatgcgagccatagaaaaaggaggaagtccagtcgactgacctggagtcggctggtctttacagtaaaaccaggtcgactgccaccctcggaccgactcaggaagaattatggctgggaaagagctcttacccctcatctgaatcccaagacccccacacatctggatcacttgggtcctctcgtcactcgggttggcctttttgaccgactgggagcgacacgtgaaaatgtgcttgaagagaccccagtgtgttcgacaacccaagaaattttcgcacagagacacgaaagcagcaagatacacgatggtgttgggggaaaagtggtgaagttgtgctccaaagaaattcaagaaagctCGGAAAAAAGGATGCGGAGGCAAAGAAAATCCACGGTCGATGTGAGTggcgaggaggacgcactcaccctcccgcGGTCGGGGTTCGGTCTCATCCTCCGGGAGCCGCGCCGATCAGTGAGGAATCAGCCCCTCCTCCGCCAGATCGTTGAGGTCGTCCTGGCGGATCGTCGACTggatccagtcgccctggatccagccgtgCGGCAAACCGGACAGCGACGAggatccgccccggctggactttttccccttcgcctttgtcgtcgccttcttcgcgcgctccagagCCACCGTCTTTTCTTTCCCCATCGCCGTGGACGGAGCTCGAACGGAGCGGCGGCGCTGGAGCGAGAGCAGGCGCAGTGGGGAAAACTGAGAAGGGAGAAGAAGAATGAGGACACACTGTTCAAAAACCCcggtccggcgccttatatggagTGGCTTCCGAGTGACTGACATGTAGGCCCGAGCGatcttatcaaatcccgcaacagtcgcgcgcgCGATACGTGGCAAAAAAGGCGGCACGGGAATCGAGGCGGCCTTGCCTTATACAgcccgattactgcggcctcctccgccccgcgcgcttcccaaaattcgaatcccgcgagatccgcgggCAGCAGAACAACTTGTCAGACGGAAGATCTCCTCCACATTTAGCACTCGGACCTCTTCcagcaaaagttcactcgacaaaaccaggaatggatcaaggcgactgaaaaagaagttggtgtCATCACCTCAGTTCGTTCATCCAAAACAAGACACACCCAAAGCGCGAAAAATGAATcggaagtattttcaactccttctccactcaaaccaTGATCCATTCGGgagctaatgatgaggacatgtacctaggggtagggtcacaggcctgacctaaataccctccccaaggacatcactccaaagccagaagcattcgaggggtaccatcatccactcgaccaaaAACATTTCCACTCGAAAGAATCAAggtcactcgaccgtaacaagaaacactcgacggacagaagactaaagtcactctacacagcaacggtcgggcaataactcctagacttaatagccatttataacactttattactagcgttaccagtaacgccttgtcttaatgtaccttaaaccctgtgtaatccagtcgaccgcctccgggcactgagacgtagggctgttacttcctccgagaagggcctgaactcgtaaaaatCGTGCGTATAACTTCTCCATAGCTGAGATCTTGCCTCTACATTCctaccccctattctactgtcagacttagaaccacgacagcaGGTTCTTatgtgtaacaccccaaaaatttaatcatgttttgtttattaaaattttgccaggaaattgaatttttatttttctggatttattttttatctcagaatctctcttttcttctaagttgtggagttttcaccccaagtgaaaactttccaattattattggacttgtttaccctctcaaataaaacaattcttttatcagtgggattatttataattaattttttccctgagctttatttctctaaaatgggttttcataagttttagggtcccatttgcactgcaaccctttgataaattcatttaaaaatcccaccaaaatttggggatgacatgtgatgttcctagatcacttttgtgcaaaaataccATTTAGTcgtttggagattttgagcttttccccaagttttcaaatctggtcccgtttgcacttttgcactacaacctatttaaatattcttttaaaacttccaccaaaatttggggaggTCAGTAGTAGTATATTATTCATCTTTGTGCAAAAACCCactaatgttctttgaaaaatttgagcaaatcatcctcttttgctctctggtccagtttggcactttctactgcaaccccattttattttgctctgttgcccatgattctttttcctgcttatagtcctccctacaaaacccttaagtccaggagagtggacccattggagtaatTTTGGTCCATGGAATGATAGCTTTTAGTTTCTGCCCagaattggttttctcaaaaacttgcactaactaGTTTCTagttttgccaaactaaccttgccaccacCACCTACATCCAAAGAGActatgatctggagtttttggccaccccaagagttgcctagatgcccttgGCATTCTGTCAAACACCTTGAATGCAAGGAACAGATTTGGCATAGTTTCATATTTGCATTGTGATCTTGATCCCCTGACCAAACCAACATGTCCACTAAGTCCCTAGATTACTCTAACCTAGAACTGTTAAACCCCAGCTCCACCCAAGCCTCCTGGCATGCCTTGGCATTTTGCCGAACgcctggcgtgcgtgctctgggcgcgcccaaagcgcacgttttgcacgcgcgcgcaccgagccgccaCGTCTAACTGCCGCCCTCCCCGCGCTAGTGCTGACCCTTGGCCACTCACCACCAACACGCCCgactcctccctcgccgcagagccgctCCTGGAGCTCCACAGCGCCACCACCGCAAGCCGCAACCGATGCTCCGAcagcctctgccatggacggcgccacctgagccactccagcgcgccagctgccccttaGAACAGTCCATCCTCATCCGCTCGCCCTGCCCAACCCGCTAGCCTCCACCACGTCACCCTGCCAGCAATAGAACGGCGGTTCGACGGCGAGCTTATCCGCAGCCACGGGACCGACGTCGCCGCCTATATATAGGCCCTTCTCCGACTCCCCTCGACATCGAGCAGTACTCCAATCCTCCCTTAGAGCTACCCAAAGCCacggattgaccggaagaggccatctccTTCACCTCCGGCCGAGACGCTCGCCGCCGCCCTTCTGTCTATTCCGACACCACCAGAGCCCCTCCCTTCGCCCTATCACCACCATTAGCTCCACCATGACCCCTAGGATCCTTTCCAGCATTTAATTTTGCCTGGGAGTCGAGGTGTGCAAAGCTTCGTCCCCTCCCGAAGCTTCCCCTCCGCCATGAAGGAAGGGCTACTCGCCCCCgagctccgccgctcccctaaCCTCCACCAATGGATGCGCCATCTTCCCCCGAGCACGTGCATATCCAGAGCGCATCGTTTGGTGCCCTTTGTCGTCGGCAATCATCGCCGAAGCTCGCCTCTGTCTCTGGCACAGCCGCGCGCGGAGGGAAGAAGACGAACACGACAGGTGGGGACCACCTGTCGGTGAGCCAGCCCAATCCGCTAGTGGCGCAACCCGGCTGATACGTCTTCCCTCTGGTGGAAGCGTATTTCTGGTAGGTACGTCTCCCCTTCTCTGGAAACGTATTCTTAACCGatgtgttttcctttttctggttttattaaaacagaacgttgactaaactttgactggctatatctttttaaataaaactccaaatgaattaattctttttcctacctctctcaaattccacctagtttattttaagatttatttcaaaaatatctaggacaaatttttgtgctgtttttaaattatgtgttaatttgaatattttcaaaaataggatttttgaagaaggaagcaactttcaaaaagtgtacccccttgcatactcttgaaagcaagcattctgaaccctagcataatatttttgtgtgttgtttgatacggttacaacaccaccttgacatggagcattcgttattttacgtgacgatacaatcatacgcatgagtgcataatgaagattctttgctgttagaaatggatatgcttgtgatagtaatcatcctcgtatgcttttcatgcataccggaaggaagccgggaaagtctctgtctttggtagacacgagcttgtccctagttcctcgtcgagacgagtgtgtccggtatggcatgatgaggtatgaggAGTGGTGActttatctgttaatggaaatatatttgttgtgctaatcatacagggaatacttggacctcctgagtcggccgtagatcgagtcttgttccagtaacccccatacttgtttcatgctaccacttgtccctgccgcaggtagggtacggttcagtaagttgtcaaccccttcctagcacacaccgtacagagaggccatggtggaagataccggaggcctccggtaggcatgccacctggtccgggggcatgggtgtttccggttgtagccgaggggagtggcttccctagtttgcgcgcgttataaattttgtgatcccatgctaattGAGGTTGTAGCCttcccacttagagttttgcttgacaggtgtcgtgggtgattccagacaccggtaagttaggctggtgtgtgcggtcaggtgtgttctcaattaaaagaccgtagacggaattagtcccgatggactaaataaatccgttactcgtgggtaaagagtacaccctctgcagaggttaaacctattcgaatagccgtgtccatgggtaaggactacagtctgagatgggtctagtgtcggtcttagtatcagtcttcggaggagaaactactaaaccggaacatggatcatgccttgtgacttatgatgattgtgattattattatattggactaaccctttttattacttgaattattgagtatccctgggacggttctacctcctggatattcattgtgattattttcctttataagccctttatgtggtgtcgctcagacgcccgactgtggcatgcttgttatttgtttactttataagccctttatgtggtgtcgctcagacgcccgactgtggcatgcttgttaattgtttactttataagccctttatgtggtgtcgctcagacgcccgactgtggcatgcttgttaattgtttactttataagccctttatgtggtgtcgctcggacgcccgactgtggcatgcttgttaattgtttactttataagccctttatgtggtgtcactcagacgcccgactgtggcatgcttgttgtcctttcgaggcgtcgcttcagacacccgattggtgcatttttatttctattctcggattgcatattcatgttttatatgaacaacctgcatgcgtgcatcatggattttgtttatttcgtgactgacattgtgaccatagaatatttcagagcatgattatcatttgttatattatacccgtgctcataatgtttgcgagtacattcaaaagtactcactggcttgtccctggctattgtcttggccagatttctcgcatggagaggagcgttgcgatgacagccccggaacctacgcaatgatgatagcagcctcgcgaagataggagttatcctggtcagttgttcctgtgggaaatggagtcccatagacgcagatgaaccacgaaccgcttccgccatcaaccactagaaaccaattgttgtactcataggccataatggtcttgtactacatattttgtactttgcttggaatttttgtatcaagttggtgcctcataagctaacagtaatcctggggctggtgagcacaagggccattttctgggaaattaatatcccaaaaaaccggtcctgacattATGACCCAACCACAGACACGAggataccatggcaagttcagGCACAGGGCGCTAACACTGACAGATGTACGGACGACCAACTTCAAGTAGCCAATATGGCAAATCAAGGTAACGCATACGAAAAAGAAACATATTGGTGTGGCCATGAAATTAAACTTGCAAGGATGGCAAAGACTTACGAGTTATATGGAAAAACGCAGGACCTTCATGCAGCACGTGGCAACAGGCGGCAACCATGTACCTGCCATCAACGTCGTACACAGCTGAGTCGTATGAAGTGAATTTGTGGACAGTGAATTAGGAGAAGGAACATATAGGTGACATTGGGGTTTTCGTGGTGACTTGACAAAACGCAGTTGCCATGCCTGGACAGCTGCAGTTGCCATGCCTggacaactgcagttgccatggcAAATCAGTTGCAGTTGCCATGTCTAATCAAATGTGATTGCAATGTCTAAACAACTGTGGATGACAAGTGTGAACAAATCTGTGTGGCATGGTTGAACCACTACATGTGCCATGTTGTAcaaactacagttgccatgcatTGGCCAACTGCTAAATGATCGCAGGTTGTTATGGTGGAACCACATCGGCAAACGTCTCATGGCAAGCTTCACAATTGCAGGCCAACACTATTGCAGATAGAGCATAGCAAATTGGAATGACAAACCAGATACGATTAGCACATGCGGCACAACAAGGTAAAAAAAGTGAACCAGAAAAGCAGTAGTGCATTTGCTTTCGTGGAAAAGCATGGGGGGAAAGTGCATTTGTAACGGTAGTGGCGGAAAAACAACAAAAATGCTACCAAGTGGACGCGTGCAAATAGTCATCTATTGTCTTCAGGATTTTTCAATTGTTGTATGCCTGTGTGCAACATTCGTGATTGATTCCATTTGCCTAGTGAGCTCGTACCTAGAATCCAAGTTTTGATGCTAAAGATGTTGGTTGCCATGCCTTGGCAATAGTAACTGCCAAGTTTGTTGGACTGTAGTTGCCATGACTGAaaaactgcagttgccatgcatGGCCACATGCAGATGCCATGACTTGCTGTATGAATGATGTCAAGACAAATCAGATGCAGTTGCTATATTCTGTTACGATAAACCTGCCATTGAAGCAATGCTTACGCACGCACCTATTTTTTTTGCAGGACCTTCAACTACAATCAATAGCGGTGCGGGGACATCGACTGCGGGAACCTCTGAGCACACTGAAGAAGCATTCCACCGGCCAGTCAACAATCCTGCCACAAACAATGCAGAACCAGTGTCGGAAATGGCAATCCTTCCAGCAATGCCGACAAGCACACCTTTGCACACCAGCACAAGCAACACTCAAGCATATGAAACAGCCGCCGATACTGAAGTGAATGATGAAACTAATGACGAAGCACAAGGGGATGAAGAAGATGGGCAATCAGAAATCATGGTACCTCAGCCACCATATGTTGGGCAGAGATTTGATTCgtttgaagatgccaaggaattCTACCAGAGATATGCAATGTTCCATGGGTTTGTGGTGAACACCGAATACCATAGGAAGATTAAAAAAACTAACGAGTATAGCAGAGGTGAGATAAGGTGCTACAAGGCACGAAGGAACAAGAAGGGTAAAGGTGTTGCGCCTGTCGTGCCGGAACGAAAGAGAGGTATCATTGTCAAGACGGAATGCCCTATCCGGTGTAAGCTAAACACAGATGGAGCACAGTGGGTGGTCACCGAATATTTCGACGAACACAGCCACGAACTCATAAAGAAGTTTGACCTGGTAATATTTCTGAGCGCCCACAGAGGATTCAGCCCCCTCGAGAAGAAATTCGTAAAATTGCTACATGATTGTAACGTCGGTCCATAAAGAATGGTCCAAATACTGTCCCACATCCACAGCGGAGATGGTAGACTGAGTAGCATGCCCTACATACCAGCAGAAGTCACAAACCTAAAGGCAAAGTACCGTAGAGAGAGCAGGTTGGCTGATATAGAAGACATGATAACCTACTTTGACGAGAAAGCAAAAGCAGATCCTGATTTCTTCTACAGGATAAGATTGGACGATGAGGACCGTGTCAGAAACATGTATTGGGTGGATGGTGCTGCAAGAAGATCCTACAAACATTTCCGAGATTGCATTTTGTTCGACGCGACATATCTCACTAATATGTACAAGATGTCGTGTGCTCCATTCATAGGAATAAATAACCACAATCAGTCATTGCAGTTCGGTTGCGGGCTCGTTCGGAACAAAGATACAGACGGGTACACATGGCTGTTCAAAACCTTATTGGAGTGCATGGGTGGACTTGCTCCGATGAACATAATAACAGACCAGGATTTTAGCATGCGTGCAGGCATAGAGGAGGTCTTTCCGTTGGCAGTGCACAGGAACTGCAGGTGGCATATTATTAAGAAGGCTGAGGAGACGCTAGGACCATTCTTTGCTGACCGTCTAGAGCTGCACAAGGCATTCGAGTTGTGCGTGGACCACAGCTTGACGGTGGAGGAGTTTGAACAGAGCTGGACAGCTATGATTGAAACATATCAAGTCCAAGACAACGAGACACTTACTAGCCTGTGGGAGAAGTGAATGTACTGGGTGCCGGCCTACTTCATGCAGTGCTTCTTCCCATTTATGCAGACTACACAGCGCAGCGAGGGGTTCAATGTTGTTTTGAAGTGGTACGTGAGCCCTGGCAACTCATTGCTGCAGTTTGCCAAGCAATACACAGCTTTGCAACAGAAAATACTTGGATCTGAGCTACAGCAAGAAGCAAACACTGCGCTCAAGCAGCCTAAATTGCTAACATATTTACCAATGGAGAGGCAGATGAGCAAGACATATACCAACAAGATTTTTAACAAGTAAGTCGATTATGTTACCGTCTTATTTGCACAAGCATGAAGATAGTAGGTGCCATATAGAATGCAATGCAGTTGCCAGCTTTTTTGACTTGCTGATCAATTGAAAATAGCCATTGAGTACAGTATAAGCATGATCTGTAGTTGCCATGTGAAATCAACTATAGTTGCCATGTGGGttgaactgtagttgccatgtgtaatgaactgtagttgccatgtgaAAATGATATGTAGTTGACATGTGACCCAAAACTGCATTTGCCATGTTAAATGAAATGCATTTGCCAATTTAAATGTTATGCATTTGCCATGTGAAATATCATGCAGTTGCCATGTGGAAACAAACAACACAAGAACAGATGTGGGGGAAAAATCAGGATTTCCATGCCATCATTGATTTTAGATACGTTTGCTTTGTTACGACCTACATCAACATAAGGTGCTACAAACATCATATAAGAGTTTAACAAAGCGCAAAAACATGCAGATTCTAGGAAGAAATAAAGCGTGCCATCATGTACACGGCTTACCAGGTGGACGAACATACGTTCAAGGTGTGTTATCTCTTGGGCATGTTGGATTCAGAACCTGACGACCCGGACAAGGGAAGGAACTACTTTGTGAAGGCCTTGATAAACGAAGGCGAATACTACTGCCAATGCTGCAAATTTGAACGGGACGGGATTGTGTGCTGTCACGTACTGAAAGTAATGGACATGCACGCGGTCACGCGATTGCCTCGCCATTTCATACGGCGGCGATGGACTTGGGACCCTGACGATGCATTGGGGCCACAGACATCAAATGTAGTTTTGGCTGTGCATGATGAGAGACCAGAGGCAACCATGGAAGCCGTGAGGCACGTTGTGTTGACCAAGAACTATGTTGAACTAATAGATGAAGCATGCAAGAGTGATGAGACAGCGAGGGTGGCAGAAAAACACAGGAAGGCCCTGAAAAGAGAGCTTGATGAGATCAAAAAGAGGAAGGTTGAAGAAGCCTTACACAGGTTCCCCCGCACCTCAAGTGTGCCTTCGTCCACGGGTCCATCATCTGAAAATTCGGAGGTAGGGTCTGGAACAGCAAGCACGCAAACCCAGGTCAGGAACCCGCCCCGTTCCATCACAAAAGGGCGTCCAAAAGAGGTGAGATACAAATCGAGGTTGGAGATTCAAGCAAAACACAAGAAAACAAAGAAAGGGACGGGTAATCCGTAAGCAACACTGGAGGACTGTAACTTGGGTGTTGGTGACATTTTTGTAAGGTAGATGGTCTAGATTTTAAAAAATGGGAGAATGACTGTTGATGGGCATCAGAATTTGAAAGAAAATGCCATGAATGAATGACTACAATTGCCCCGTGTGTAGTACTAAATCTGCCATGTTATTTCTACTGAATCTGTCATTATTTCCACTGAATCTACCATCGCGTAGATTTCCGTTTTCAGTCAACGCATTTTATTCCACACATATTGTATTGTATGCATACTATGAAAAAACTAGTTGAAACGATCACGTGAAAAAACACAAGGTAACGGCTGCTTATGAACTACCATGATAACCGATGCAGTTAGCAATGTAAAAAAACCCAAAAGCCAAAAAAACAGAACGATTACTTTCACTAACCGTGTCTGATCAACTATATTTGCCATGTTTTCAGGCATCATAGACGCATTCAAACACCCAACTGGTACTACCAACCACAAACACATAATAGTATTGAAAATAAATGTACCTGCTGTCACACCTAAGTAGGTTCACATCCACACATATATTACAAATATTCAATGCCACTCACACGCCACCACTATATACTAGACTACGGGGGGATGCAGTCATAACATAGTACACGGACATAGTTTTAAAAGAACAAGTTGATACCTTACATTCCTCAGCCACAGAATGTAAGGTAGGCGTGCGGTATGGAGCACCACGTGATCACTTGTACTTCTTGTTGGCTTTTTTGACAGCTTCCTCTATGAACTCTCGTGCATTGGCCCGCGTGTTGAAATCTTCATTCATCAACCAGTTCCATGTGTATATTTTGCGGAGCTCAACGACCATTGCAGCTGTGACGACAGGGACATGTCGGCCTTCCCACTTTGCAAGGTATTCCAACGTGTGAAAGCCACAGTCATGCCTATAAAGAAAAGAATCAGGTCAACTCAAGAGAACAGAAAAAATCATAAACTTCAATGCAGAGGTGACAAAAGGTTTAGGATTGGTGTGGAGGACACATTAAAAAAGATAGTAATTACCGGTTTCCTTGCTTCGTAGTCGCGACATACTCGATTGGGAAATGACCGATCTGGACCCTTGAGTTTTCGTATTGACGGTTCCATGTCTCtttgaggttgttgatgaagaatTCAGCATGTGTAGTAAGGTCTGCATCAGCTTCTGAACGCATTGAATCAAGCACCTCAAATCGTTGGTTCTTCAGGTCAAGGAAAATCACATAGTGGTGACTACACTTGTCATGTGGGTCGTGTGGTGCAAGCTCCTGGAACATGGGGAACAGTACCTGCAAGTAAAATAAAGTAAAAGAAAAGGCAGAGTTCACATCAAAAAACAGCAATGATGTAGTTGGAAAAACGATATGTAAAGATATTGCCGGATGCACTAAGAGGTACATGAATGACAAAGCAGCAAGTGTCCAAAAATGCACCCACAGAGAATGTTTATTTGCCATGTGTAATTAAAAGGAGTTGTCATCCATGTATGAACAAAGTTGCCCAGTATTTTAATTGAAGTTGCCACATAAGTTGCATTAAAAGCAGTCAAACTTATTTTACATGGCAGCTGTTGCCACATGAAACATCTGTCACAAAACAGTGTGTAGCCCACACGTGAAGCATAGCTACTGACAAAACATAGCATGAGAGACATATGTGCAAAAAGAAGGAACACTCACACATTTCTTCATTGTGAGCTTGAATTCACCATGCGCAACAAAATGCTTCCTCGGGATTTTATGGTGGAAGTCACCATCCCATATTTTGCAGGTCACACTGTACTGCATGATCGTTTTGTCGGGACAAATATCCATATGCCTATTGATGAAGTCAATCCCACACGCAACTACATTCTTCGACATTTTACCGAGTGGCCTCACAAACTCGGCAAGATCACCCAGGTCGACGTACGTCGCATCACATTGTATGATTTTGGTTCTGTCCAAACATGAGTTGTATGAAAATGATATAACATGAAAGAATCATGTCTGCTaagtaaaacaaaaataaaacgtAAACAAAGCATGGCTGGAATAGCAAAGGAAAAAGAATAAGAGAAAAGCAAGTGAGGGCTTATGTGGTGTGGACGTTACGCTTTCAGCTCCTTCATGTACTTGTTGTTGGACCTCGCATTTCCAAAACGCTTGACAATATCATACAGATGGTTTTGCTCCTTTGTGGCCTTGACTTCGGGCTCATAGTCATCCACGGGTGGTTCGTGAACTACCATATGCTGCCTCACAGATCCAGGGGTGGCACTTCTAACGGTATCCTCGGATACCGACTCAGCAGGCACGTTAGAACTTGATTGCCCCTGACCCCGTGAGGACCTCCTCTTCAATGCTGCCTCCTCCATCCTGCGGTAAGCTTCATCAAGTGACGGCGAAATctcctcatgggttgctgcaaggATCAAACTGTGGGTTAGGATACTTGGAAACAAACAAGTTAGTGTGAAAAAAGGGTGCAGAATATGAAATGTAGGTGCAAAAATAGTGAGTTGCCATGTGGAGACAACTCCAGTTGCCATGTGTAgtgcactgttgccatgttgcaACAACTGCAGTTGCCAAGTACATTAAACTGAAGTTGCCATGTTGCAGCAACTCCAGTTGCCATGTGCTTGGCGAATGGAATTGCAACATGGCAACAACTGTAGGTGCCATGTTGCAGCAACTCCAGTTGCCATGTGCATCAGATGAGATTTGCCATCACCAGTGAGAAACCAAAAAAAGCTTGTGACAAACGTCAGACTAAAAAAATGTAGAAAACAAAATGATAAACACACAAAAAAATGTACCTTGCAC
This sequence is a window from Aegilops tauschii subsp. strangulata cultivar AL8/78 chromosome 7, Aet v6.0, whole genome shotgun sequence. Protein-coding genes within it:
- the LOC141027036 gene encoding protein FAR1-RELATED SEQUENCE 5-like, with the translated sequence MVQILSHIHSGDGRLSSMPYIPAEVTNLKAKYRRESRLADIEDMITYFDEKAKADPDFFYRIRLDDEDRVRNMYWVDGAARRSYKHFRDCILFDATYLTNMYKMSCAPFIGINNHNQSLQFGCGLVRNKDTDGYTWLFKTLLECMGGLAPMNIITDQDFSMRAGIEEVFPLAVHRNCRWHIIKKAEETLGPFFADRLELHKAFELCVDHSLTVEEFEQSWTAMIETYQVQDNETLTSLWEK